Proteins from one Vicinamibacterales bacterium genomic window:
- a CDS encoding energy transducer TonB, with amino-acid sequence MPRDMFGDVVDPSIKMGNKMWYTVPLTMLIQATVVAALVIVPLMATGMMPTPPSMMAFVAAPPPPPPPPPPPPPPEAKAPPPPMDVSPDAAPLEAPKEIKAETGLEAGFERSSGVEGGIIGGVAGGITGGIPEPPPPPPPPAAPVRVGGNIKPPQKTRDVRPVYPPIAQSARVQGIVIIEATIGPDGAVKDAKVLRSIPLLDQAALDAVRQWVFTPTLLNGVPVPVIMTVTVQFTLQ; translated from the coding sequence GTGCCACGCGACATGTTTGGTGATGTCGTCGATCCGTCGATCAAGATGGGCAACAAGATGTGGTACACGGTGCCACTGACGATGTTGATCCAGGCGACGGTGGTCGCGGCCTTGGTAATCGTACCGTTGATGGCGACCGGCATGATGCCGACGCCGCCGTCGATGATGGCGTTCGTGGCGGCACCGCCGCCGCCGCCGCCCCCGCCGCCGCCCCCGCCTCCACCCGAGGCGAAGGCGCCGCCACCGCCCATGGACGTGAGCCCCGACGCGGCTCCGCTCGAGGCGCCGAAAGAAATCAAGGCTGAGACCGGGCTGGAAGCCGGCTTCGAGCGCTCGTCAGGCGTCGAAGGCGGCATTATCGGCGGCGTCGCGGGTGGCATCACCGGCGGCATTCCCGAACCCCCGCCCCCGCCGCCGCCCCCGGCCGCGCCGGTGCGCGTGGGCGGCAACATCAAGCCGCCGCAGAAGACTCGCGACGTGCGCCCCGTGTATCCGCCGATCGCGCAGTCGGCGCGCGTGCAGGGCATCGTGATCATCGAGGCCACCATCGGCCCCGACGGCGCGGTGAAGGATGCCAAAGTGTTGCGCTCGATCCCTCTGCTGGATCAGGCGGCGCTCGACGCGGTGCGGCAGTGGGTTTTCACACCGACCTTGCTCAACGGCGTGCCGGTGCCGGTCATCATGACGGTGACGGTTCAGTTCACGCTGCAGTAA